Proteins from one Flavobacterium sp. N2038 genomic window:
- a CDS encoding peptidase: MTKKKFDFRKKLFIKNRLVILNESTFEEIFSFRLTLMNVFVTFTLGGIFLILVTTFIIAFTPLREFIPGYSSSELKRNATELAIKSDSLENALKKNEAYIKGVQKVLKGELDYAKFNKDSILADVDEPSEVNMKASEEEMKLREEVAKIEKEQGESKTKKNKSDKK, from the coding sequence ATGACGAAGAAAAAATTCGATTTTAGAAAAAAATTATTCATCAAAAACAGATTGGTAATTTTGAATGAAAGCACTTTTGAAGAAATTTTTTCATTCAGACTTACTTTAATGAATGTCTTTGTAACATTTACTTTAGGCGGAATATTTCTAATTTTAGTAACTACTTTTATTATTGCGTTTACACCGCTGCGGGAATTCATTCCAGGTTATTCGTCATCAGAATTAAAAAGGAATGCAACAGAATTGGCTATAAAATCAGATTCACTAGAAAATGCTTTAAAGAAAAACGAGGCCTATATAAAAGGAGTGCAGAAAGTTTTGAAAGGAGAATTAGATTATGCAAAATTTAATAAGGATTCTATTTTAGCCGATGTCGATGAACCATCAGAAGTTAATATGAAAGCCTCAGAAGAGGAAATGAAATTAAGAGAAGAAGTTGCCAAAATAGAGAAGGAGCAGGGTGAAAGCAAGACAAAGAAAAATAAAAGCGACAAAAAATAA